From Zalophus californianus isolate mZalCal1 chromosome 16, mZalCal1.pri.v2, whole genome shotgun sequence, one genomic window encodes:
- the MRM3 gene encoding rRNA methyltransferase 3, mitochondrial isoform X3: MTYPETQLRHLLPLLLICDNLRDPGNLGTILRSAAGAGCSKVLLTKGCVDAWEPKVLRAAMGAHFQVPIVNNLDWETLPNYLPTNTRVYVADNCGLYAQAQRSDKASDHGWVCERRLSKLHKYEEEDDDLEPGASRAWLPELEVQSYDLDWTEAPAAVVIGGETHGVSLESLQLAESTGGKRLLIPVVPGVDSLNSAMAASILLFEGKRQLRVRAEHSSRDRSYH, from the exons ATGACATACCCAGAGACTCAACTTCGCCATTTGCTGCCCTTATTGTTGATTTGTGACAATCTCCGTGACCCCGGGAACCTGGGGACGATTCTGAGATCTGCCGCTGGGGCTGGCTGCAGCAAAGTATTACTCACCAAAG GCTGTGTGGATGCCTGGGAGCCCAAAGTGCTACGGGCAGCAATGGGTGCACATTTCCAGGTGCCCATCGTCAATAATCTGGACTGGGAAACCTTGCCCAACTACCTGCCCACCAACACGCGGGTCTACGTGGCTGACAACTGCGGCCTTTATGCCCAGGCCCAGAGGTCTGATAAAGCCAGTGACCACGGTTGGGTATGTGAGCGACGACTCTCGAAGTTACACAAGTATGAGGAAGAAGACGATGATCTAGAACCTGGAGCCAGTAGAGCCTGGCTCCCTGAACTTGAGGTCCAGAGTTATGACTTGGACTGGACAGAGGCACCAGCAGCTGTGGTGATAGGTGGAGAGACCCACGGCGTGAGCCTCGAGTCCCTGCAGTTGGCCGAGAGCACTGGGGGCAAGAGGCTGCTGATCCCCGTCGTGCCTGGTGTGGACAGCCTAAACTCGGCCATGGCTGCGAGCATCCTGCTTTTTGAAGGGAAAAGACAACTGCGTGTGAGGGCAGAACACTCGAGCAGGGACAGGAGTTACCACTGA